The proteins below are encoded in one region of Scyliorhinus torazame isolate Kashiwa2021f chromosome 8, sScyTor2.1, whole genome shotgun sequence:
- the LOC140428377 gene encoding serine/threonine-protein kinase 35-like isoform X1: MEPQDVPRGTDGEERPALSANGGSASPRLPGLLWEPKYSLVQEVGRGSYGVVYEAVVRKSGARVAIKKIRCDAPENVELALSEFWALTSLKRQHENVIQFEECVLQRNGMAQKMSHGNKRSEFYLRLVETSLKGERILGAGEPCYLWFVMEFCNGGDLNQYVLSRRPDSAVNTSFMLQLTSAIAFLHKNHIVHRDLKPDNILISEKSGVPILKVADFGLSKVCVVGGGAATNKSLNVNKCWLSSACGSDFYMAPEVWEGHYTAKADIFALGIIIWAMIERITFIDAETKKELLGTYVRQGSEIVPVGEALLENPKMELHIPQKRRTFMSEGIKQLIKDMLAANPQDRPDAFELETRMDQVTCAA, from the coding sequence ATGGAGCCTCAGGACGTGCCGAGGGGCACAGACGGTGAGGAGCGCCCGGCCCTGAGCGCCAACGGCGGCAGCGCCAGCCCCAGGCTCCCAGGCCTCCTGTGGGAGCCCAAGTACAGCCTGGTGCAGGAGGTGGGACGCGGCAGTTACGGCGTGGTGTACGAGGCGGTGGTGAGGAAGAGCGGCGCCCGGGTGGCCATCAAGAAGATCCGCTGCGACGCGCCGGAGAACGTGGAGCTGGCCCTGTCCGAGTTCTGGGCGCTGACCAGCCTCAAGCGGCAGCATGAGAATGTGATCCAGTTCGAGGAGTGTGTGCTGCAGCGCAACGGCATGGCCCAGAAGATGAGCCACGGCAACAAGCGCTCCGAGTTCTACCTGCGCCTGGTCGAGACCTCGCTGAAGGGCGAGCGGATCCTGGGCGCCGGCGAGCCCTGCTACCTCTGGTTCGTCATGGAGTTCTGCAATGGCGGCGACCTCAACCAGTACGTCCTGTCCCGCAGGCCCGACTCGGCCGTCAACACCAGCTTCATGCTGCAGCTGACCAGCGCCATCGCCTTCCTGCACAAGAACCACATCGTCCACCGGGACCTCAAGCCCGACAACATCCTCATCTCCGAGAAGTCGGGAGTCCCCATCCTCAAGGTGGCCGACTTCGGCCTCAGCAAGGTGTGCGTGGTGGGCGGGGGAGCGGCGACCAACAAGAGCCTGAATGTGAACAAGTGCTGGCTGTCTTCCGCCTGCGGCTCTGATTTCTACATGGCCCCAGAGGTCTGGGAGGGACACTACACGGCCAAGGCTGACATTTTCGCCCTGGGGATCATCATATGGGCCATGATTGAGCGAATAACTTTTATTGATGCTGAGACTAAGAAAGAACTGCTTGGGACCTATGTTAGGCAGGGCAGTGAGATTGTACCTGTAGGGGAAGCATTGCTAGAAAACCCAAAGATGGAACTACACATCCCACAGAAAAGGAGAACTTTCATGTCTGAAGGGATCAAGCAACTTATTAAAGACATGTTGGCTGCTAATCCACAGGATCGTCCCGACGCCTTTGAGTTAGAAACTAGGATGGACCAGGTCACTTGTGCTGCATAA
- the LOC140428377 gene encoding serine/threonine-protein kinase 35-like isoform X2 encodes MEPQDVPRGTDGEERPALSANGGSASPRLPGLLWEPKYSLVQEVGRGSYGVVYEAVVRKSGARVAIKKIRCDAPENVELALSEFWALTSLKRQHENVIQFEECVLQRNGMAQKMSHGNKRSEFYLRLVETSLKGERILGAGEPCYLWFVMEFCNGGDLNQYVLSRRPDSAVNTSFMLQLTSAIAFLHKNHIVHRDLKPDNILISEKSGVPILKVADFGLSKVCVVGGGAATNKSLNVNKCWLSSACGSDFYMAPEVWEGHYTAKADIFALGIIIWAMIERITFIDAETKKELLGTYVRQGSEIVPVGEALLENPKMELHIPQKRRTFMSEGIKQLIKDMLAANPQDRPDAFELETRMDQAG; translated from the coding sequence ATGGAGCCTCAGGACGTGCCGAGGGGCACAGACGGTGAGGAGCGCCCGGCCCTGAGCGCCAACGGCGGCAGCGCCAGCCCCAGGCTCCCAGGCCTCCTGTGGGAGCCCAAGTACAGCCTGGTGCAGGAGGTGGGACGCGGCAGTTACGGCGTGGTGTACGAGGCGGTGGTGAGGAAGAGCGGCGCCCGGGTGGCCATCAAGAAGATCCGCTGCGACGCGCCGGAGAACGTGGAGCTGGCCCTGTCCGAGTTCTGGGCGCTGACCAGCCTCAAGCGGCAGCATGAGAATGTGATCCAGTTCGAGGAGTGTGTGCTGCAGCGCAACGGCATGGCCCAGAAGATGAGCCACGGCAACAAGCGCTCCGAGTTCTACCTGCGCCTGGTCGAGACCTCGCTGAAGGGCGAGCGGATCCTGGGCGCCGGCGAGCCCTGCTACCTCTGGTTCGTCATGGAGTTCTGCAATGGCGGCGACCTCAACCAGTACGTCCTGTCCCGCAGGCCCGACTCGGCCGTCAACACCAGCTTCATGCTGCAGCTGACCAGCGCCATCGCCTTCCTGCACAAGAACCACATCGTCCACCGGGACCTCAAGCCCGACAACATCCTCATCTCCGAGAAGTCGGGAGTCCCCATCCTCAAGGTGGCCGACTTCGGCCTCAGCAAGGTGTGCGTGGTGGGCGGGGGAGCGGCGACCAACAAGAGCCTGAATGTGAACAAGTGCTGGCTGTCTTCCGCCTGCGGCTCTGATTTCTACATGGCCCCAGAGGTCTGGGAGGGACACTACACGGCCAAGGCTGACATTTTCGCCCTGGGGATCATCATATGGGCCATGATTGAGCGAATAACTTTTATTGATGCTGAGACTAAGAAAGAACTGCTTGGGACCTATGTTAGGCAGGGCAGTGAGATTGTACCTGTAGGGGAAGCATTGCTAGAAAACCCAAAGATGGAACTACACATCCCACAGAAAAGGAGAACTTTCATGTCTGAAGGGATCAAGCAACTTATTAAAGACATGTTGGCTGCTAATCCACAGGATCGTCCCGACGCCTTTGAGTTAGAAACTAGGATGGACCAG